In a genomic window of Akkermansia massiliensis:
- the hemA gene encoding glutamyl-tRNA reductase: MNHRTAPVEIRERFAVPSHRLQEEGRRIRSLPDVDQCVVLSTCNRMEIYYWSDRPESAQEHILSHFLGAGRGNVDMASHFYSHLGADALEHLCRVLSGLDSMVLGETEIFGQVKTAYQMALDAGVTAACANKTFQKAFTIGKRVRTDSQIHAGATSVGSVAVELAEQIFGDLSGTRVLILGAGEMSRVTGRALHARGAEGIYVANRSFDRAVELAGMIGGQAIRYDVWGDYLRDIDVVVAATAAPHCIITRETLLPLRAPRKYRSLFLIDISVPRNISPDVADIDEVYLYDIDTLTQLADEAKRSREQEVSRCEAIIQDNISKYFPDSALYDQ; this comes from the coding sequence TTGAATCACCGGACCGCTCCCGTGGAAATACGGGAGCGCTTTGCCGTGCCGTCCCACAGGCTCCAGGAGGAGGGGCGGCGCATCCGCTCCCTGCCGGACGTGGACCAGTGCGTAGTGCTTTCCACCTGCAACCGCATGGAAATCTACTACTGGTCTGACAGGCCGGAAAGCGCGCAGGAACACATCCTGTCCCACTTCCTGGGAGCGGGCCGCGGGAACGTGGACATGGCCTCCCACTTTTACAGCCATCTGGGGGCGGATGCCCTGGAGCACCTGTGCCGCGTCCTGAGCGGGCTGGACTCCATGGTGCTGGGGGAAACGGAAATCTTCGGGCAGGTGAAGACGGCCTACCAGATGGCGCTGGACGCCGGAGTGACCGCGGCCTGCGCCAACAAGACCTTCCAGAAAGCCTTCACCATCGGCAAGAGGGTGCGGACGGACAGCCAGATTCACGCCGGAGCCACCTCCGTGGGGTCCGTGGCCGTGGAGCTGGCGGAACAAATCTTCGGCGACCTTTCCGGCACCCGCGTCCTCATCCTGGGAGCCGGGGAGATGAGCCGCGTCACGGGCCGCGCCCTGCACGCCCGCGGGGCGGAGGGCATCTATGTAGCCAACCGTTCCTTTGACCGGGCGGTGGAACTGGCGGGCATGATCGGCGGCCAGGCCATCCGGTACGACGTGTGGGGGGACTACCTCAGGGACATTGACGTGGTGGTGGCCGCCACCGCCGCCCCCCACTGCATCATCACCCGGGAGACGCTGCTGCCGCTGCGCGCGCCCCGCAAGTACCGCTCCCTCTTCCTGATTGACATCTCCGTGCCGCGCAACATCTCTCCGGACGTGGCGGATATTGACGAGGTGTACCTCTACGATATCGACACCCTCACCCAGCTGGCGGATGAAGCCAAGCGCAGCCGGGAGCAGGAAGTCTCCCGGTGCGAAGCCATCATCCAGGACAACATCTCCAAATACTTTCCGGACTCCGCGCTTTATGACCAGTAA
- the hemC gene encoding hydroxymethylbilane synthase: protein MTSKNTLIIGTRGSALALAQADMVRAALSLRYPELDVRREIIHTTGDRRTDVPLADVARVSGIVDKGIFIKELETALLEGRIDVAVHSLKDVPSELAPGFTLAAVLPRAAVEDVLITREPDWNGSGTLATGSVRRRLMARTYWGSGLRFEDLRGNVPTRLAKLAEHPGWDAVILARAGLERLGLYAPETLVEGRKLYMRPLPVEAFIPAVGQGIVGMECRSSDRETMEMLAGISDPEAFACALAERAFLVRLGASCSTPVGVYARLEGDELVLRAAYYAPGREEPFAVVVRGDRKEPGALGLRAFEELDLR, encoded by the coding sequence ATGACCAGTAAAAACACCCTTATCATCGGCACCCGCGGGAGCGCCCTGGCGCTGGCCCAGGCGGACATGGTCCGGGCCGCCCTCTCCCTCCGTTATCCGGAACTGGACGTGCGCCGGGAAATCATCCATACCACCGGGGACCGCCGCACGGACGTGCCGCTGGCGGACGTGGCCCGCGTTTCCGGCATCGTGGACAAGGGAATCTTCATCAAGGAACTGGAAACCGCCCTCCTGGAAGGCCGCATTGACGTGGCGGTGCACAGCCTCAAGGACGTGCCCAGCGAGCTGGCCCCCGGTTTCACGCTGGCCGCCGTGCTGCCCCGCGCCGCCGTAGAAGACGTGCTTATTACGAGGGAGCCGGACTGGAACGGCTCCGGCACGCTGGCTACCGGAAGCGTGCGCCGCCGCCTGATGGCGCGCACGTACTGGGGTTCCGGCCTCCGGTTTGAAGACCTGCGGGGCAACGTGCCCACGCGCCTGGCGAAGCTGGCGGAGCATCCCGGCTGGGACGCCGTAATTCTGGCCAGGGCCGGACTGGAACGCCTGGGGCTGTATGCGCCGGAAACCCTCGTGGAGGGGAGGAAGCTCTACATGCGCCCCCTGCCGGTGGAAGCCTTCATTCCCGCCGTGGGGCAGGGCATCGTGGGCATGGAATGCCGCTCTTCCGACCGGGAGACGATGGAAATGCTGGCTGGAATCAGCGATCCGGAAGCCTTCGCCTGCGCTCTGGCGGAACGCGCCTTCCTGGTGCGCCTGGGAGCGAGCTGTTCCACGCCCGTGGGCGTTTACGCCCGTTTGGAAGGGGATGAACTGGTCCTGCGTGCGGCGTACTACGCGCCGGGCAGGGAAGAACCTTTTGCCGTGGTGGTCCGCGGGGACCGGAAGGAGCCCGGGGCCCTCGGCCTTCGTGCGTTTGAAGAATTGGACCTGCGCTGA
- a CDS encoding autotransporter outer membrane beta-barrel domain-containing protein, translating into MTPRLPLPLLAALLLSQAVPHAAASSPISWDDLVRDWQDESITETVLDLSGDGSVAEVTSNGGAVTVSQGTSLALNGGHHTISSTKQSAQVFTSRAFDNRGTLEISDCTITGNFNTAVSWFSSSSGGSIANGENARLILSGCSFSNNGMVSQTDGEGGALAGAAGSVMSIQGCDFTNNYVSFHEPCLNSPQQYGGAIASFGAVTLSNCRFSGNYTSYLNAGANGMSTAAGGAVSMATYGARLEGDALEFHGNYAMGYAASGGAVNLNNNASIKLSNASFTGNYAFCTAHSTSAGRAWGGALNLESGSTGTLVSCVFNGNHVSSMTETASGGGAIHNFIGCTLTLVNCSFYDNYASSADASLAQGGAIANEGRLRIIANGRDSIFRGNRDHVPALGGGGASNAIHSLFSTGIALYAGNGGSLVFYDGIRGENDRNILTINKPGAEGYPVDGTVFFKDGASIDGFNTELYQGSLCMGEGTAIRGSLDAWQGSSFIIEGFTTMDGQYSVHAVKPGAVHTVLVRMTDSMAAATEENPVWNFTEGSSIAAFAGSLEFVLDVSRLSIPYDELHPFIFSHEGQTQELMDSVNGAKSVRLVDADGWSYSVDGSFFDYLSGQNRGLVPSGPDTGGWRPPSGVGGVQGNSQWTAVRSLRSFAEAARTREGERLKPDGRAAFWITATGDYFTQASQAAVEGYRFRSHGYSVGGSYDLSPVWTAGGAFGQSFGTNDVNNDLGSFDQDAVMALFQLARSVQVNAEDSLLLGVQGGYGTARSKGGVISPDLAGDRLESSWKDRTWLLDVQGAWTRRLNRKTRLGLYSGLQYAGSVQSASTAAGERHAYHLEDSSANVLRGRLGVEFHRNGSLLGREAAGYVRTGIAHDLDRKTPHVSVRGTSRSWTAMAVNPGRTVLEASAGFHVSLSGNWSAGVDYSLEAGNRQLNQSGRAGVMMEF; encoded by the coding sequence ATGACTCCGAGACTTCCTCTCCCCCTCCTCGCCGCCCTGCTCCTGTCACAGGCCGTGCCCCATGCAGCCGCTTCCAGCCCCATTTCCTGGGATGACCTCGTTCGGGACTGGCAGGACGAGTCCATCACTGAAACGGTACTTGACCTGAGCGGGGACGGTTCCGTTGCAGAGGTAACAAGCAACGGGGGCGCCGTCACCGTCTCCCAGGGAACTTCCCTGGCGCTGAATGGAGGCCACCACACCATCTCCTCCACCAAGCAGAGCGCCCAGGTTTTCACCAGCAGGGCGTTTGACAACCGCGGCACACTGGAAATCAGCGACTGCACCATCACCGGCAATTTCAATACCGCCGTGAGCTGGTTTTCCTCTTCCTCCGGCGGCTCCATCGCCAACGGTGAGAACGCCAGGCTGATTCTTTCCGGATGTTCCTTTTCCAATAACGGAATGGTTTCCCAGACAGACGGAGAAGGAGGCGCGCTTGCCGGGGCGGCAGGTTCCGTGATGAGTATCCAGGGGTGCGATTTCACCAATAATTACGTCTCCTTCCATGAACCGTGTCTGAACAGCCCCCAGCAGTACGGCGGTGCCATTGCCAGCTTTGGCGCCGTTACCCTGAGCAACTGCCGTTTCTCCGGTAATTACACTTCTTACCTGAATGCCGGGGCCAATGGCATGAGCACGGCGGCGGGAGGCGCCGTCTCCATGGCCACGTACGGGGCGCGCCTGGAAGGGGATGCCCTGGAATTCCACGGGAATTACGCCATGGGTTATGCAGCCTCCGGTGGAGCCGTGAACTTGAATAACAATGCCTCCATCAAGCTGAGCAATGCCTCTTTTACAGGGAATTATGCCTTCTGCACGGCTCATTCCACCAGCGCAGGCCGTGCGTGGGGAGGCGCGCTCAACCTGGAATCCGGGTCCACGGGCACGCTTGTTTCCTGCGTCTTTAACGGCAACCATGTCTCTTCCATGACGGAGACGGCATCAGGAGGGGGGGCCATCCACAATTTTATCGGCTGCACGCTGACGCTGGTGAATTGTTCCTTTTACGATAATTACGCTTCTTCCGCAGATGCGTCCCTGGCGCAGGGAGGAGCCATTGCGAATGAAGGGCGGCTCCGGATTATCGCCAACGGGCGGGACAGCATTTTCCGAGGCAACAGGGACCACGTTCCGGCACTGGGGGGCGGCGGCGCTTCCAATGCCATCCACTCCCTGTTTTCCACCGGCATCGCCCTTTACGCCGGGAACGGCGGCTCCCTGGTCTTTTACGACGGCATCCGGGGGGAGAACGACAGGAACATATTGACGATCAACAAGCCCGGTGCGGAAGGCTATCCCGTGGACGGAACCGTCTTTTTCAAGGACGGAGCTTCCATTGACGGATTCAACACGGAATTGTACCAGGGAAGCCTGTGCATGGGGGAGGGAACGGCCATCCGCGGCTCGCTGGATGCATGGCAGGGAAGCAGTTTCATCATTGAAGGCTTTACGACGATGGACGGCCAGTACAGCGTGCATGCCGTGAAGCCGGGTGCCGTCCATACCGTGCTCGTCAGAATGACCGATTCCATGGCGGCGGCCACGGAAGAGAATCCCGTATGGAATTTTACGGAAGGTTCCTCCATTGCCGCCTTTGCGGGTTCCCTGGAGTTCGTTCTGGACGTCAGCCGCCTCAGCATTCCCTATGATGAATTGCACCCCTTCATTTTTTCCCATGAGGGGCAGACGCAGGAGCTGATGGACAGCGTCAACGGAGCCAAAAGCGTGCGGCTGGTGGATGCCGACGGGTGGAGCTACAGCGTGGACGGTTCCTTTTTCGATTACCTTTCCGGACAGAATAGAGGCCTTGTTCCTTCCGGACCGGACACGGGGGGCTGGCGGCCCCCGTCCGGCGTGGGAGGCGTGCAGGGCAATTCCCAGTGGACCGCCGTGCGCAGCCTCCGCAGTTTTGCAGAGGCCGCCAGAACCAGGGAGGGAGAACGGCTGAAGCCGGACGGGCGCGCGGCTTTCTGGATCACGGCCACGGGGGATTATTTCACCCAGGCCTCCCAGGCCGCGGTGGAAGGCTACCGCTTCCGCTCCCACGGGTATTCCGTGGGCGGGAGTTACGATCTTTCCCCGGTCTGGACGGCGGGGGGCGCCTTCGGCCAGAGCTTCGGGACGAACGATGTGAACAATGACCTGGGCAGCTTTGACCAGGACGCCGTCATGGCCCTTTTCCAACTGGCGCGGTCCGTGCAGGTGAACGCGGAAGATTCCCTGCTTCTGGGCGTGCAGGGGGGCTATGGCACCGCCCGCAGCAAGGGGGGCGTTATTTCCCCGGACCTGGCCGGAGACCGCCTGGAAAGCTCATGGAAGGACAGAACCTGGCTGCTCGACGTACAGGGAGCATGGACAAGGAGGCTGAACCGGAAAACGCGGCTGGGCCTTTATTCCGGCCTCCAGTACGCGGGGAGCGTTCAAAGCGCCTCCACCGCCGCAGGGGAACGCCATGCCTACCATCTGGAAGACAGCTCCGCGAATGTCCTGCGCGGTCGCCTGGGGGTGGAGTTCCACCGGAACGGCTCCCTGCTGGGACGGGAAGCGGCAGGCTACGTCCGCACGGGAATCGCGCACGATCTGGACCGGAAAACGCCGCATGTTTCCGTACGTGGAACCTCCCGCTCCTGGACGGCCATGGCCGTCAACCCTGGCCGTACCGTCCTGGAGGCTTCCGCCGGATTCCATGTCAGCCTGTCCGGCAACTGGAGCGCGGGCGTGGATTACAGTCTGGAAGCCGGCAACCGGCAGCTGAACCAGAGCGGAAGAGCAGGCGTTATGATGGAATTTTAA
- a CDS encoding DUF488 domain-containing protein, with translation MNITIKRIYDPKETGDGYRVLVDRLWPRGISKEKASWDEWLKNVAPSTALRQWFAHDPAKWDAFRRKYDEELDGNKEAVSHLLQLARKGKLTLLYSARERDHNEAAALRDYLMQRSSS, from the coding sequence ATGAATATAACCATCAAACGAATTTATGACCCGAAGGAAACCGGAGACGGCTACCGCGTGCTGGTGGACCGTCTCTGGCCCCGCGGGATTTCCAAGGAAAAGGCTTCCTGGGATGAATGGCTGAAAAATGTGGCTCCGTCCACGGCGCTCCGCCAGTGGTTTGCGCATGATCCGGCCAAATGGGACGCCTTCCGCCGGAAGTATGACGAGGAACTGGACGGGAACAAGGAGGCCGTTTCCCATCTGCTCCAGCTCGCGCGGAAGGGAAAGCTTACGCTGCTGTATTCCGCCAGGGAGAGGGACCACAATGAAGCCGCGGCCCTGAGGGATTATCTTATGCAGCGGTCTTCTTCATAA
- a CDS encoding epoxyqueuosine reductase has protein sequence MKYLNQEIESELRNRGAELIRFVSIFHLDEKQNRQLPNAIVFVLPLTAEYVRTVFDTPDYVQARIDNNYDFDDDEFSQTEHKAGEIADDLARFIAGKGYKAISQSDTGLVADDVFNDETKESVLPHKTVALLGGLGWIGKNNLLITPEYGAAQCLGTVLTDAPLETVLHEPPFPKCGRCSACVNICERKVLKGKIWSISVSRDEIVNIYGCSTCLKCLVHCSRTQIYKKRNIK, from the coding sequence ATGAAATACTTGAATCAAGAAATAGAAAGCGAATTAAGAAACCGGGGAGCGGAACTGATACGTTTTGTCAGCATATTCCATTTAGACGAAAAGCAAAACAGGCAACTCCCGAACGCCATTGTCTTTGTACTCCCGCTGACCGCAGAGTATGTCAGGACGGTATTTGATACTCCCGATTACGTACAAGCGCGGATAGATAACAATTACGATTTCGATGATGATGAATTTTCACAAACTGAACATAAGGCGGGGGAAATAGCAGACGATTTAGCCAGGTTCATTGCCGGAAAGGGTTATAAAGCCATATCGCAATCCGATACGGGGCTGGTGGCTGATGACGTATTCAATGATGAAACCAAAGAGTCAGTATTACCTCATAAAACAGTCGCGCTACTTGGCGGATTAGGGTGGATTGGAAAAAACAACCTGTTAATTACTCCCGAATATGGCGCAGCACAATGTCTCGGTACGGTTTTAACTGATGCTCCACTGGAAACGGTATTACATGAACCTCCATTTCCAAAGTGCGGAAGGTGCAGCGCTTGTGTCAATATCTGCGAGAGAAAAGTTCTTAAAGGTAAAATTTGGAGCATCTCTGTTTCAAGAGATGAGATCGTTAACATATATGGATGCAGCACCTGCCTGAAATGCCTTGTGCATTGTTCCAGAACACAAATATATAAAAAGAGGAATATTAAATAA